AAATTATCACTCTCTGTAAGGATGCGGCATGAAATGGAATGAGTTAGACTTTTGATTGAATGCAGAAGGAGTGGCACGATGAGTGATCGGGAAGAGTTCGTAGAGTCGCTGAAGATGATGAGAGAGATGGCGAGAGACCGGGTTAAACAGTTAGAGAGCGGCATCACCACCTACACCCCGGAAAGACAGAACCACTACCTCAAGGAGTACCGCTCAAAGATCAAGGAACTCGATATCGAGATCCGCCGCTACAGCATCAGAGCGATCTAGCAGGAGTGCAAAAGAGAATCAGGGAGGGGAAGCGGCGCAGTCACGCACTGCCGCCAAGCAAACACCTCTGTTCCCGCGCCCCACGGTCCGGCCGGCCGCACGCGAAAGGAAAGACCACCTCCACCCCCGTTCAGTACTTCCTGCGCAACTCAACCCCCTTGTACGATTCCTCAAAGCCTGCTGCAAATAATGCCTCGCGATATGGCGAGTCCTGCACCGCCGCGCCGTTGACGCGCTCCACGCTCACCTCCAGGCGCGGGTTGAACTCGCGCGACACCAGGATGGCGAAGAGCGAAAGATACTCCACGAGCCGCGGATGCTCCGGCTCGACCCGCACCTGGATCTCCTTCCCGAAGCGCCGCGATACCACCACGAGACGGCTGCCGTGATAGACGAGATGCGTCCCCGGAATCCGCGGCGGCAGCTCCTCCTTCAGCCCGTCGAGGCCGATGCCGCACAGAGACGCTGGGTCCCCCGCATTGAGCCAGTAGATCGACTCCTCCCGCACTCCCTTCGATAGCTGCCGGAACGCCTCGTGGGAGATGAACTGCAGCCCGGGAATGCCGAGGAAAAAGCTCCCGCAAAGGACCTCACCCGAGAGCTCCATGATCCGCAAGGTGCGGAAGAGGCGCGACCACTGGAGAGGCGGGAGTTCCCGCTGCAGCAGCTCGCGGAAAAGGATGCCGTAGCGGTCGAGCAGCAGGCGCACCCGCTCGCGATTCAGCTCCTCCCGCTCCAGCGGGTCCGATGGGACCGGCTCCCTCTCGATGAGGTACCAGTTCCCGGCAGTGCGTTCCCCCCTTTTCCAGCGGCGCGCCAAGGGGCGGCGCTGGCCGGTGTCGACGGCGGCCGGCTCCGCGAAGCGGGTCTGAATCCCTTTGCGCACCGTCACAAAGGAGTCGTTGCTGACTTCCCCCTGCCAGGCGAGCCTCCACAGCTCCCGCGTCGCCGCGGCTGATGTAAGGCCGCTGAAGGACTCGATCGCCTGCAGGCTGTAGCGCCCCTTCGGATCGGGGATCAGCCGCGAGAGGATCGTCTGCTCCGCCGTGCGCTCCCCCTCCTGCTCGTCTTTAAAGAGGAGAAGATCCTCCGGAAAGGAGAAGGCGAGCTTGCGGTCGCCGCACCCCACCCAGGCGAGGTCGCTCGTGTGCATGAGGCTGTCGAGCCAAGCGGTGCTGTAGTTCACCATCCGCGCCGGCAGAACCTCTTCCTCCCATGCGCTGACGGCGAGAGGAAGGCCAAAGAGCTGCTCGATGCTGCCGCGCAGGTCGTCGAGGGTGCGCCCCGGCTCCGTCACCCCCTGAAAGCTCGCCAGAAAAAGAGGCAGCATTTCCAGCGGGAGCGCCTCGAAGGCGGGCTGCCGCGAACGGCGCAGGATCCTCAGCAGCGATTCGAGGTTTGCCGCATCGCAGATTTCCGGCTCCGTCGCCCCTTCCGTCAGGAGATCTGCGACGATAGCCCCGTCCTCCTCCAGCGCTCCCAGGGCCCGCCGCAACAACTCCTCACCCACCCCGAGCGTCTCGCGCATGCGGGGAAGGGGCATCGGGCCGTAAAATGAGAGCCACTGGGCCAGGAGCCGCACTCCCTGCTCGTCCTCCTCACCCTCTTCCGCCGAATCCCTCCGCACCTCGAAGCGCCTGAAGATTTCGTGCACCGCGGCGCGCCCCCTCTCGTCGTCCTCGTCCCCCTGCGGCAGAATGGGCGACACCGCAACCTCGTCCCGCTCTCTCCCCATTCCCTTCACGATCTCCGGCAAAAGCTCGAGCGCCGCCATCAGGGGGACGGCCGATCCCGGCGGCCGGATCTGGACAATTCTTCCGGCAGCTTCGGCGACGATGCCGTCGCTGGCGGCTCCGTGGTCACGCGCCATCGCTGCCAGGAGCCGGGACCATTCCGGCGCCGGGAGAAGGAGGCGCTCCTTCACCCAGTCGACGAGGTCGCGCGCCGACTCCGGGACGTATCCGGGGGCGAGCCGCTGGCGCTTCTCTTCAAAGCCGGCAATCAGCTGCGCGGGGAGCCTCGGTCGCAGGTGCGGCGAAAGCGCGAGCTCGCGGATCAGGTCCTGGCCGAGCGCCGACCCCGGAGATTGCGGGGTGTCGTCCTCGTAGACGTACTTGTTCACCTGCTGCCAGATCAACCCCTCGGCAAAGGGTGAAGCGGCGGAGGTGCGCGTCTCGCCCACAACCACCTCCCCCTCCTGGATTTGCGCCAGGAGCGATTTCAGGCTCGCCAGATCGAAGTCGTCCTGCAGGCAGGAGCGCCACGTCTCCAGCACGATGGGGAAGTCCCGGTAGCGGGACACCGCTCCCAGGAGCTTCTTGGAGCGGAGGCGATTGAGCCACAACGGCATCCTCTTCTTGAAACCGAGCTTCGGGAGAAGAAGCGCCCGCCCGGCGTTTTCACGAAAGCGCGCCCCAAAGAAGCCGGTCCGCTCCAGCGAGACCCGCAAGAGGGACTCCACGTTTTCCGGCGTCACCAGGGTGAAGAGGTAGCTGATCTGGAAGTCGTGGGGGAGAAGGAGGGCGATGGCGTCATTGTCGTAGAAAACCTGCAGGGGGTAGCCGAACTCCTTTTCCCAGGCGGCGGCGAGCGCAAAGGTGAAGGGGCGGTTCACGGCGTTTCCCCAGAGGGTGTGAATGATTGCCTGCTGGGCATCCCCCCCCGCAGCCGGGTCGTGGAAGTGCTCCACCAGGATATGGTGCCGGTGCGGCAGATCCGTGCCGGTCGCCTCCTGCTGCCTCTTCAGGAAGGAGGTGAGGGCCTCCGCGGCGCCGCGCTCCATCGCGTAGCGACCCATGAGCTCGGCGGGGAGATCCCCCTTCAGGGCGGCGTTGCACTCCTCCAGAAAGAGGGCGATGCGCTCGGAAAAGTGGAAGTCGCGGTCCAGCTCCTCCGCGCGCCAGAAAGGTATGATCTGCTGGGGATTGCGCGCGGGAGCGACGTCAACACTGTTGTGCGTTATCTGCCTGATCTGCCAGACCTGCGCCCCCAGCGAGAAGGTATCCCCGATGCGCCGCTCCCAGACGAACTCCTCGTCGAGCTCCCCTATCTTTGCGCCACCATCCTGGAGTCGCAGGTCGAAGTAGCCGCGGTCCGGGATCGTTCCCCCTTCGAGGTAGATGAGGGAGGCTATCCCCTCCCGCGTCCTGACCGTGTTCGCCAGCCGGTCGACCGTCACCCGAGGGCGCAGCTCCGGAACGTGGGCATCGACGTAGCGCCCCTCCAGCATCCCGATCACCAGATCAAAGTGCTTGCGCTGCAGGTTGCGGTACGGGTAGCTCGTCTTCAGGAAAAGGAAGAGCTCGTCCAGGTCCCACTCCTCCGGGAGCGCCATGGAGAGGATGATCTGGCACAGGAGATCGAGGGGGGCTTCCACCGGATGGAGCGGCTCCAGGTCGCGCTCGGCGATGGCTGCCGCCATGACGGCGGCGTCGAGGTAATCCATGCCGTGAGAGGGGTACAGCAGGCCGCGGCTGATCTCCCCGACGCCGTGCCCGGAGCGCCCGATCCGCTGGATTGCCGACGAGATGGTGCGCGGAGTCTGGATCAGCACGACGCTGTCGAGCCGCCCGATGTCGATGCCGAGCTCCAGGGAGTTCGTAGCCACGATCGCCTTCAGGTCGCCGCGCTTCAGTTTTTCCTCCACTGCGAGCCGGATCTCCTTCGACAGCGAGCCGTGGTGCGCGTACGCCACCTCCTCCCCCACCGCCTCGTTGATGAGGCGGGTAAGCCTCTCCGTCGTGCGCCTGCTGTTGGCGAAAAAGAGGGTGGAGCGGTGCTCGGCGATGAGCTTCGCAAAATCGCGCGCCAGCCTCGGCCAAAAGGCTTCGTCCTGCTCGCTCAGCTCCTCCTGCGGCGAGCGGATCTCGATGCGGAATTCCTTCGCCTGCTCCCCCCTCACCAGAGTCACCGGTCTCTTCTCGTACGAGTCGCCCCGCCTGATGAAGCCCCCCACAAGGTCTGCCACCGTCTCCAGCGGCGTCACCGTGGCGGAGAGGGCAATGCGCTGGAACTCGCCGCACAAAAGGACAAGGCGGTCCACCGCCGTGACGAGATGGGTCCCCCTCTTCGTTCCCGCGACTGCATGGATCTCGTCAAGGATGACGGTGCTGATGCCGACAAGGGCATGGCGACCGCTGGCGGAGGTGAGGAGGATGTTGAGGCTCTCGGGGGTGGTGATGAGGATCTCCGGCGGCTTGCGCAGCATGCGCTGCCGGTCGCTCCCGGGGGTGTCGCCGCTTCTGGTCTGCACCGAAAGGAGCGGGAAGCTCTCCCCGGCGCGCCGGAAGACAGACTCGAGCTCCTGCAGCGGGGTGAGGAGGTTCTTGCGCACGTCGTTGTTGAGGGCTTTCAGCGGGGAAATGTACAGGACCCGGGTCTCGCCGCGGGGCCAGGCGCCGGTCACCAGCTGGTTGATCCCCCACAGAAAGGCCGCGAGGGTCTTCCCGCTCCCGGTCGGAGCCGTCACCAGCACATGCCTTCCTTCGCTCACCTCTTTCCAGGCACGCAGCTGCACGTCGGTCGGTGCGCCGACCCGCTCGGCAAACCAGGAGGCTATGAGAGGGTGGAACCGTTTCAGGATGTTGCGCGGCTGGTTGCGTACATCTGCAGGGGGCATCGGGAACCCTTGTGTGTGAAGCCAGTATCATTCTACCATGCCGGCAGGCCAGGCAACCGCAACGGGAGAGCAGGTGCGGGTTCACCGTTCTCCGGCAGCGGAAGGCAGTGGCGCCGCACCCATCCCATCCCCGAGGACGCGAAGAGCATGGAAAGCACACCACTCTCCAATTCCCCCCACCATCTGCCGCGGAAAGAACCTTCACTCGATGACCTCTACGCCTACGAGCCGGACCGGGAAAGCTCGGAACGGGTACGGGTAATTACCGGCTCCCTCGCCGGCCCCTATAGCGGGTATCTCGCAGAAACACGAGAGCGGGAGCAGCGCCTCGAAAAGCCGGCCCGCAGCATATCCGTGCCCACCGATCCTTCCTGACTACTCCGAGCTGCTTGAGAACCATCTTCCCATCACTGCTCCCCGCACTCATTGTCGCCCGCAGCTGCTAGCTCCCTTACCCCTGCAATCACCCGTTGCTGAGGGTGACGAGTGAAGAGGTGGTGCATATAGGCATTGCGCGGGGTACTCCTTTTCACTCCTTTGAGGCACAATTGAGAAAGAGTGCGATGACTGCCGACCAGGTGCGGCGCTCCGGAGGAGTACCGGAATGAGAGTACTCGTTGTAGATGACAATGCAGCCGACCGGAAGATCCTGCGCTATGT
The DNA window shown above is from Geomonas sp. RF6 and carries:
- a CDS encoding DEAD/DEAH box helicase, with amino-acid sequence MPPADVRNQPRNILKRFHPLIASWFAERVGAPTDVQLRAWKEVSEGRHVLVTAPTGSGKTLAAFLWGINQLVTGAWPRGETRVLYISPLKALNNDVRKNLLTPLQELESVFRRAGESFPLLSVQTRSGDTPGSDRQRMLRKPPEILITTPESLNILLTSASGRHALVGISTVILDEIHAVAGTKRGTHLVTAVDRLVLLCGEFQRIALSATVTPLETVADLVGGFIRRGDSYEKRPVTLVRGEQAKEFRIEIRSPQEELSEQDEAFWPRLARDFAKLIAEHRSTLFFANSRRTTERLTRLINEAVGEEVAYAHHGSLSKEIRLAVEEKLKRGDLKAIVATNSLELGIDIGRLDSVVLIQTPRTISSAIQRIGRSGHGVGEISRGLLYPSHGMDYLDAAVMAAAIAERDLEPLHPVEAPLDLLCQIILSMALPEEWDLDELFLFLKTSYPYRNLQRKHFDLVIGMLEGRYVDAHVPELRPRVTVDRLANTVRTREGIASLIYLEGGTIPDRGYFDLRLQDGGAKIGELDEEFVWERRIGDTFSLGAQVWQIRQITHNSVDVAPARNPQQIIPFWRAEELDRDFHFSERIALFLEECNAALKGDLPAELMGRYAMERGAAEALTSFLKRQQEATGTDLPHRHHILVEHFHDPAAGGDAQQAIIHTLWGNAVNRPFTFALAAAWEKEFGYPLQVFYDNDAIALLLPHDFQISYLFTLVTPENVESLLRVSLERTGFFGARFRENAGRALLLPKLGFKKRMPLWLNRLRSKKLLGAVSRYRDFPIVLETWRSCLQDDFDLASLKSLLAQIQEGEVVVGETRTSAASPFAEGLIWQQVNKYVYEDDTPQSPGSALGQDLIRELALSPHLRPRLPAQLIAGFEEKRQRLAPGYVPESARDLVDWVKERLLLPAPEWSRLLAAMARDHGAASDGIVAEAAGRIVQIRPPGSAVPLMAALELLPEIVKGMGRERDEVAVSPILPQGDEDDERGRAAVHEIFRRFEVRRDSAEEGEEDEQGVRLLAQWLSFYGPMPLPRMRETLGVGEELLRRALGALEEDGAIVADLLTEGATEPEICDAANLESLLRILRRSRQPAFEALPLEMLPLFLASFQGVTEPGRTLDDLRGSIEQLFGLPLAVSAWEEEVLPARMVNYSTAWLDSLMHTSDLAWVGCGDRKLAFSFPEDLLLFKDEQEGERTAEQTILSRLIPDPKGRYSLQAIESFSGLTSAAATRELWRLAWQGEVSNDSFVTVRKGIQTRFAEPAAVDTGQRRPLARRWKRGERTAGNWYLIEREPVPSDPLEREELNRERVRLLLDRYGILFRELLQRELPPLQWSRLFRTLRIMELSGEVLCGSFFLGIPGLQFISHEAFRQLSKGVREESIYWLNAGDPASLCGIGLDGLKEELPPRIPGTHLVYHGSRLVVVSRRFGKEIQVRVEPEHPRLVEYLSLFAILVSREFNPRLEVSVERVNGAAVQDSPYREALFAAGFEESYKGVELRRKY